One window of Myripristis murdjan chromosome 8, fMyrMur1.1, whole genome shotgun sequence genomic DNA carries:
- the LOC115363328 gene encoding uncharacterized protein LOC115363328, with protein MDSKTIVTKRCLNLTVKGIVHIGGFVRDRCLQYITVTIKPEAQAPNASPPPEAHSSSSLTTSLIIGPVVVVLAVMAGITGFALLYCTYRRQQSQATFRQFLCGLTPCSYLRGRFFQPGREGREIGNGAVLQAGRDNENDGQVSSPNGGSIRLSELSSTQLTLQNGINAGSNGRNPEALSPDHSLSNGGTRLSDDNTSGDRIDVNPDAESVPDINPAWNHRDMDRNLRGDPGGVNDNKENDINIRVMPDDPETGDQSLEGHESEGQPLLSNKPTAIPDFNMTGEPAGLVNELGRDPDQVRMCSTVLPDTGSSDVESPSKMFNRNNSTYIQIENKDNNE; from the exons ATGGACAGCAAGACAATCGTCACCAAGCGCTGCCTAAACCTGACAGTAAAGGGCATAGTTCATATC GGAGGGTTCGTCCGTGACCGATGCTTGCAATATATAACAG TGACGATCAAACCGGAGGCCCAGGCACCAAATGCTTCTCCACCACCAGAAGCccactcatcatcatcactcacAACATCACTCATCA TTGGTCCTGTGGTTGTGGTCCTTGCTGTTATGGCTGGTATTACTGGTTTTGCACTGCTGTATTGTACATACCG GAGGCAACAAAGTCAAGCTACATTTCGTCAATTTCTTTGCGGCCTCACACCCTGTTCTTATCTCAGAGGGAGGTTTTTCCAACcaggcagagagggaagagaaatcGG AAACGGGGCTGTCCTGCAGGCTGGGAGGGACAACGAGAACGATGGCCAGGTGTCTTCACCCAACGGAGGCAGCATTCG GCTTAGTGAACTGTCCTCTACTCAGCTCACACTTCAAAATGG TATCAATGCCGGGAGTAATGGCAGGAATCCAGAAGCCCTGAGTCCCGACCACAGCCTGAGCAACGGTGGCACCAGGCTGTCAGATGA caacaCAAGCGGAGACCGTATAGATGTGAATCCTGATGCCGAAAGTGTCCCGGATATAAACCCAGCCTGGAATCATCGGGACATGGACAG GAACTTGAGAGGTGATCCAGGAGGAGTGAATGACAACAAAGAGAATGACATCAACATTAG AGTCATGCCTGACGACCCGGAGACTGGTGATCAGAGTCTTGAAGGGCACGAGAGTGAAGGACAACCGCTGCTGTCGAACAAACC gacTGCTATCCCAGATTTTAACATGACAGGTGAGCCCGCGGGTTTGGTGAATGAGCTTGGCCGTGACCCAGACCAGGTCCGCATGTGCTCTACTGTACTACCA GACACAGGATCCAGTGACGTGGAGTCACCATCCAAGATGTTTAACAGAAATAATAGCACATATATACAGATAGA